The Pasteurella multocida genome contains a region encoding:
- a CDS encoding sensor histidine kinase, which produces MKKCSSFLKMFILLLSFMPALVYAQQWKIGVLAQRGVAHTHATWQPWIDWLNQHLSPHQFTLVTLDLNDLIQDQAQGVDFILSNQAQFFYLNNNEVRWLVTLRSPRQIQSSTMGRIGSAILVRQDSPFHQLTDLRHKTVSAVGDNAFGSFLLGYNEFYQQGLVENKDFQLKFTGFPVDNTLLLLQERKVDAAIVPVCILEELVNEGVVKKEDFRLLAGKENVLGCLASTELLPNWSLAALSQVPDSLASKLVTLLLSQVPAHLPQWTPPYSTSQADTVLRGLYKHPQQNLWDSTKYWLQQYQGWIIFVLLLLVLNYLWISFQIHRKSKALQQAYREMRHYEQQLVQADRLSILGEMSTGIAHEINQPLSAIRMYVEGVKYHLAQLPAEKNTVEILDKVLQQVDRSADIIRNLMNWAKGKKTPSSECVALKPLLQRVISFMSLQTHQKSQLNLNCPASLKLKIDTTLLEQVLCNCLLNASQAGASEIEVNVKAVGEYMTIHIVDNGSGFKAGELAFPFVPFRSSKANGLGLGLVLCQRLMRSINGDISLHNRLDQQGAEVILKLPNKVGETC; this is translated from the coding sequence GTGAAAAAATGCAGTTCATTTTTAAAAATGTTTATTTTATTACTCAGCTTCATGCCAGCGCTTGTTTATGCACAGCAATGGAAAATTGGTGTTCTGGCACAACGAGGTGTGGCACATACGCACGCTACTTGGCAACCTTGGATAGATTGGCTTAACCAACACCTCTCACCTCATCAATTCACCTTAGTTACCTTAGATCTTAACGATCTAATACAAGATCAGGCGCAAGGCGTCGATTTTATTTTATCCAATCAAGCACAGTTTTTTTATTTAAACAATAATGAAGTACGTTGGCTGGTAACTTTACGTTCACCAAGGCAAATTCAATCTTCTACCATGGGCAGAATTGGTAGTGCGATTTTAGTTCGTCAAGACAGCCCATTCCACCAGCTTACTGATTTACGCCACAAAACCGTGAGTGCAGTAGGTGATAATGCCTTCGGCAGCTTTCTACTGGGCTATAACGAATTCTATCAACAAGGTTTAGTCGAAAATAAAGACTTTCAATTAAAATTTACGGGTTTCCCTGTGGATAATACCTTGCTACTGCTGCAAGAAAGAAAAGTTGACGCGGCGATTGTGCCGGTGTGTATTTTAGAAGAATTAGTCAACGAAGGTGTGGTGAAAAAAGAAGATTTTCGACTCTTAGCCGGCAAAGAAAATGTGTTAGGTTGTCTCGCTAGCACGGAATTGCTGCCAAACTGGTCTTTAGCAGCACTTTCACAAGTACCAGATAGTCTTGCATCAAAATTGGTCACACTTTTATTAAGTCAAGTGCCTGCACATTTACCACAATGGACACCGCCTTATTCTACCTCACAAGCCGATACTGTGTTACGAGGATTATACAAACACCCACAACAAAACTTATGGGACAGTACAAAATATTGGCTACAACAATATCAAGGTTGGATTATTTTTGTTCTCTTATTACTTGTCTTAAATTATCTGTGGATTAGCTTTCAAATTCATCGTAAAAGCAAAGCGTTGCAACAAGCTTATCGAGAAATGCGACACTATGAACAGCAATTAGTACAAGCTGATCGGCTAAGCATTTTAGGCGAAATGAGTACAGGCATTGCCCATGAAATTAATCAACCTTTATCCGCCATCCGTATGTATGTCGAAGGGGTGAAATACCATTTAGCACAGCTGCCTGCCGAAAAAAATACAGTTGAAATTTTAGATAAGGTATTACAACAAGTTGATCGCAGTGCAGATATTATCCGTAATTTAATGAATTGGGCAAAAGGCAAAAAAACACCAAGTTCTGAGTGTGTGGCACTCAAGCCCTTACTACAACGTGTAATCAGCTTTATGTCTTTACAAACACATCAGAAATCCCAATTAAACTTGAATTGTCCAGCCTCGTTAAAACTCAAAATTGATACGACTTTACTCGAACAAGTTTTGTGTAACTGCTTGCTTAATGCTTCACAAGCGGGAGCAAGTGAGATCGAGGTGAACGTGAAAGCCGTGGGCGAATACATGACTATTCATATTGTTGATAATGGTTCAGGCTTCAAAGCTGGCGAACTTGCTTTTCCATTTGTCCCTTTTCGCAGTAGTAAAGCGAATGGGCTAGGTTTAGGTCTGGTACTATGTCAACGATTAATGCGTTCGATTAATGGTGACATTTCTTTGCATAACCGCCTTGATCAACAAGGAGCGGAAGTGATTTTAAAATTACCAAATAAAGTGGGGGAAACATGTTAA
- a CDS encoding response regulator transcription factor: protein MLIHLVDDDLTVLDAARFLLEQAGYQVQTWSNSQAFVNKAPLFEPGVVLLDMKMSLLDGHQVHQFLCQQQSTLAVVIMTAHADVPMAVQELKQGAVDFLQKPVQFSQLQSVLKTATQTTQSHYERYKIRHCYAQLSRKELDILALLIQGCINRQIAEALNISVRTVEVHRSHIMEKMQAQTIAELIYKTAQL from the coding sequence ATGTTAATTCATCTGGTTGATGATGACTTAACCGTTTTGGATGCAGCGCGTTTTTTATTAGAACAAGCTGGCTATCAAGTCCAAACATGGTCAAATAGCCAAGCCTTTGTGAATAAAGCACCGCTGTTTGAACCAGGTGTCGTATTACTGGATATGAAAATGTCATTACTTGACGGTCATCAAGTACATCAATTTTTATGCCAACAACAAAGTACGCTTGCAGTAGTGATTATGACAGCACATGCCGATGTGCCCATGGCGGTGCAAGAACTCAAACAAGGTGCGGTAGATTTTTTACAAAAACCTGTTCAATTTTCGCAATTACAATCTGTATTAAAAACCGCAACACAAACCACGCAATCACATTACGAACGCTATAAGATTCGACATTGTTATGCCCAGTTAAGTCGAAAAGAATTGGATATTTTGGCATTGTTAATTCAAGGCTGTATTAATCGGCAAATTGCTGAAGCCTTAAATATTTCTGTGCGTACTGTGGAAGTGCATCGCTCACATATTATGGAAAAAATGCAAGCGCAAACTATTGCTGAATTGATCTATAAAACCGCTCAACTCTAA